ATATTtctgagtttttcataaaaacaacccgatatgatctttttaatgaaacttctctcaagcaaatgggatatgataagggaCGTTCCGGATGGTATTTGAAAGCTGCaaggactacacatgcaccacctgcATCTGCAATAGCTTCAGCTTCAGCCTCAACCTCAGCCTCTGCTCCAGTATCAACAGTTGCTCAATCTTCTTCCACACAAGATTTTGGCTCATCTCCAAAAGCACCTTCttggttcttatcctttcaacATGATTTCTCTAGTTTCTCTTCTAAAGTACACACTAGTCTTCAAAATATCAAAGAAAAGGTCACATCAATCGACAAacgggtcactcatatagaaaAATATCATGCCAAAACCACTAAGAgcagtgatcccatggacattagctctgctcctcagagtggagatgatgatgatgctgctTCTGTAGAAAACGAAGGAAATTCTGAAGATGAAGGTGATGAAGaaaatactgaagaagaagggaCTCAAGAAGAAGGgggagaagaggaagagaaaggaGATGGTTCTCAAGAAGAAAACTAGGAAAGCTAGATGTTCTCTAGTTTAGGTTTCTATGTAGCTTTTTGTTTACAAGAATCACATCTTATGTATCTCAAATTATCTGTACTCTTGCTCAAATGTAACTTTTTGGTGTatggatcatatatatatatatatatatatatatatatatatatatttggagaaTGACTTTTGATGGTTCTTTATCAttgtcttactctttttgattaatgacaaagggggagaaagagtacttgtgcttagtaaagataaagtAAAAGTACATGATTATGTAAAAGTACATGTgaatttaaaaggaaaaagagCATTTAGTAAAGATAAAGTAAAAGACCATGTGAACTTGAATAGATAAATTGATCTTGATGATCCATGTGTGAACTTGATTTTGAATATATATGAATTCACATAAGAACTTGGTTCTTGGTTATATAGGAATTACATGGATATATGAACTATATGAACTTTAAATTTTCTATGGTTTATAGCAAGGGGgagttttttatatatatatggcttGCTTGTTAATGgtcatagtaagggggagtaattCATTTTACATAAATCTTTTATCTTTactctttgtttgtcatcatccaaaagggggagat
This region of Malania oleifera isolate guangnan ecotype guangnan chromosome 10, ASM2987363v1, whole genome shotgun sequence genomic DNA includes:
- the LOC131166690 gene encoding DNA polymerase II subunit B4-like — translated: MGYDKGRSGWYLKAARTTHAPPASAIASASASTSASAPVSTVAQSSSTQDFGSSPKAPSWFLSFQHDFSSFSSKSGDDDDAASVENEGNSEDEGDEENTEEEGTQEEGGEEEEKGDGSQEEN